The Astyanax mexicanus isolate ESR-SI-001 chromosome 24, AstMex3_surface, whole genome shotgun sequence genome has a segment encoding these proteins:
- the LOC103033843 gene encoding transcription factor HES-5: MAPTYLPSADCLKLSNKEKHKLRKPAVEKMRRDRINNCIEQLKVMLEKEFHQQDPNTKLEKADILEMTVVFMKQQLQSQISAPVKAHHDSYSQCWRETVNFLSAKSKLDVTVQHLSNHQEVQLAKDLSHVSPTAFQTSQGPVLIKQEPTSSSRAVWRPW, encoded by the exons ATGGCTCCTACCTACCTGCCTTCTGCTGACTGCTTGAAGCTTTCCAACAAGGAAAAACATAAA CTAAGAAAACCTGCTGTGGAAAAAATGCGCAGAGATCGCATCAACAACTGCATCGAACAGCTCAAAGTCATGCTGGAGAAGGAGTTCCACCAGCAAGACCCCAACACCAAGCTGGAGAAAGCTGATATTCTGGAGATGACCGTTGTCTTCATGAAGCAACAGCTGCAGTCCCAGATCTCAGCGCCCGTTAAGGCCCACCATGACAGCTACTCTCAGTGTTGGAGGGAGACTGTGAACTTCCTCTCAGCCAAGTCTAAGTTGGACGTGACCGTTCAACATCTCAGCAACCACCAAGAAGTCCAGCTGGCCAAAGATCTCAGCCACGTGTCTCCAACTGCCTTCCAGACCAGCCAGGGTCCAGTTTTGATCAAGCAAGAgcccaccagcagcagcagagctgtctGGAGGCCTTGGTAG
- the her15.1 gene encoding hairy and enhancer of split-related 15, tandem duplicate 1 — protein MAPTYLPSADYSKLSNKEKHKLRKPAVEKMRRDRINNCIEQLKVMLEKEFHQQDPNTKLEKADILEMTVVFMKQQLQSQISAPVKAHHDGYSQCWRETVNFLSANSKLDVTLQHLNQRQEPAKDLSHMSPAAFKPSQGPVPIKQETSSSSSRAVWRPW, from the exons ATGGCTCCTACCTACCTGCCTTCTGCTGACTACTCGAAGCTTTCCAACAAGGAAAAACATAAA CTAAGAAAACCTGCTGTGGAAAAAATGCGCAGAGATCGCATCAACAACTGCATCGAACAGCTCAAAGTCATGCTGGAGAAGGAGTTCCACCAGCAAGACCCCAACACCAAGCTGGAGAAAGCCGACATTCTGGAGATGACCGTTGTCTTCATGAAGCAACAGCTGCAGTCCCAGATCTCAGCGCCCGTTAAGGCCCACCATGACGGCTACTCTCAGTGCTGGAGGGAGACTGTGAACTTCCTCTCAGCCAACTCCAAGTTAGACGTCACACTTCAGCATCTCAACCAGCGCCAAGAACCAGCGAAAGATCTCAGCCACATGTCTCCAGCTGCCTTCAAGCCCAGCCAGGGTCCAGTTCCTATCAAGCAAgagaccagcagcagcagcagcagagctgtctGGAGGCCTTGGTAG